The Thermococcus thermotolerans genome contains a region encoding:
- a CDS encoding acetyl ornithine aminotransferase family protein — protein MSSEYPRIIVTPPGPKARKLIGREKRVISPGLGVKLFPVVPERGYGALIEDVDGNVFIDFLAGAAAASTGYAHPKLVKEVQEQVARIQHSMIGYTYSKRAIEVAEMLAEKAPIEDPLILFGLSGSDAMDLTMQTARFATKKPWIIAFIGAYHGQTYGATSIAAFQSSQKKGLSPLIPNVVWVPYPNPYRNVWGVDGYEEPDELINRFLDYLESYIFAHVVPPDETAVLIAEPIQGDAGIVVPPDDFFIELRKLLDEHGILLAMDEVQTGIGRTGKWFASEWFNVEPDLLAFGKGVASGMGLSGVIGRRELMEGLTSGSALLTPAANPVISAAAYATLRIIEEENLLENALRVGVIIQKRLREMQENYEVIGDVRGKGLMIGAEIVKPDGKPDPELTGKICWRAFELGLILPSYGMSGNVIRITPPLVITEELAERGLEIMEDALKDALAGKVTHRVVTWH, from the coding sequence ATGTCTTCTGAGTATCCGAGAATAATTGTCACTCCTCCAGGCCCAAAGGCCAGAAAGCTGATAGGGAGGGAAAAGAGGGTTATATCCCCCGGCCTTGGTGTCAAGCTCTTCCCCGTTGTCCCGGAGAGGGGCTACGGGGCACTGATAGAGGACGTCGACGGCAACGTATTCATAGACTTCTTAGCTGGAGCGGCAGCGGCTTCCACCGGCTACGCACATCCAAAACTGGTGAAGGAAGTTCAGGAGCAGGTTGCGAGGATACAGCACTCAATGATAGGCTACACCTACAGCAAGAGAGCCATAGAGGTCGCCGAGATGCTCGCTGAAAAGGCCCCCATCGAAGACCCCCTGATTCTGTTCGGACTGAGCGGAAGCGACGCGATGGATTTAACCATGCAGACGGCGAGGTTTGCAACGAAAAAACCCTGGATAATAGCCTTTATCGGTGCCTATCACGGACAGACCTACGGGGCAACCTCGATAGCGGCATTTCAGAGCTCCCAGAAAAAGGGTTTATCCCCCCTCATCCCCAACGTCGTGTGGGTGCCCTACCCCAACCCCTACCGGAACGTCTGGGGAGTAGACGGCTACGAAGAGCCCGACGAGCTGATAAACCGCTTCCTCGACTACCTTGAGAGCTACATCTTTGCCCATGTGGTTCCTCCAGATGAAACGGCCGTCCTTATAGCCGAGCCGATACAGGGGGATGCCGGAATAGTCGTGCCTCCCGATGACTTCTTCATCGAGCTCAGGAAACTCCTCGATGAGCACGGGATACTCCTAGCTATGGACGAGGTGCAGACTGGAATCGGAAGAACCGGGAAGTGGTTCGCGAGCGAGTGGTTTAATGTTGAGCCGGATCTCTTGGCGTTCGGAAAGGGTGTTGCCAGCGGTATGGGGCTCAGCGGTGTCATCGGGAGAAGAGAGCTGATGGAAGGGCTCACTAGCGGTTCGGCGCTTCTCACGCCGGCAGCAAATCCCGTCATCTCTGCGGCTGCCTACGCCACGCTGAGAATAATTGAGGAGGAGAATCTGCTAGAAAATGCCCTGCGCGTTGGTGTCATCATCCAGAAGCGACTGAGGGAGATGCAGGAAAATTACGAAGTAATCGGAGACGTCCGCGGGAAGGGGCTGATGATAGGAGCAGAGATAGTCAAACCTGACGGAAAGCCGGACCCGGAGCTTACCGGGAAGATATGCTGGCGCGCCTTCGAGCTGGGCCTCATCCTGCCGAGCTACGGAATGTCCGGAAACGTCATCAGGATAACGCCACCGCTCGTGATAACAGAGGAGCTGGCCGAGAGGGGCCTTGAGATAATGGAAGATGCCTTGAAGGACGCACTGGCGGGAAAGGTCACCCACAGGGTCGTGACGTGGCATTGA
- the hisS gene encoding histidine--tRNA ligase, with protein MKVRLERVKGTRDLLPEEMAKRRWVFERIREVFERYNFHEVLTPTFEYTTLFQLRSGEEVVEQLYAFDDKGGRNISLRPDMTSSVARLFVNSFQNAPKPIKWYYMANMFRYEEPQSGRYREFWQAGIELLGSDRVEADAEVIALFVESYLATGLKDFTVNIGDRVLLDEFARMLGVKDDIGLMRLIDKKDKMSREDFIGALKEFGLDDEGIEKVLSLIEIKGEPDEVLPKAEELFTSEEAEAEIKRLYGLVDLLDAYGVKDRILIDLGIARGFDYYTSIVFEAIAPNDLGIGSIGGGGRYDNLIEVFGGKPTPATGFAIGIERLIPILEWKGLIPEPKLRPDVYVIPIGKEPELKRAAIEIVSSLRRVGVKADYELTGRKLRKALDYAGRLNVPYVVLVGRKDLAEGKVTIRDMESGEQRMVEKEKVVDAIAGMLRG; from the coding sequence ATGAAAGTTAGACTTGAGAGGGTCAAAGGAACGCGAGATTTGCTCCCCGAGGAAATGGCCAAGAGGAGATGGGTATTTGAGAGAATACGCGAGGTCTTCGAACGCTATAACTTTCATGAGGTACTCACGCCGACCTTTGAATATACCACGCTCTTCCAGCTGAGGAGCGGCGAGGAGGTCGTCGAACAGCTCTACGCCTTCGACGACAAGGGCGGCAGGAACATCTCACTCCGCCCGGACATGACTTCGAGCGTTGCCCGTCTATTTGTCAACTCCTTCCAGAACGCGCCCAAGCCGATAAAGTGGTACTACATGGCCAACATGTTCCGCTATGAAGAGCCCCAGAGCGGCCGCTATAGGGAGTTCTGGCAGGCCGGCATTGAGCTTCTCGGAAGCGATAGAGTTGAGGCCGATGCAGAGGTCATAGCCCTCTTCGTTGAGAGCTACCTTGCAACTGGCCTCAAGGACTTCACGGTCAACATAGGCGACCGCGTTCTCCTCGACGAGTTCGCCAGGATGCTCGGCGTTAAAGATGACATAGGTCTGATGAGGCTCATAGACAAGAAGGACAAGATGAGCCGCGAGGACTTCATAGGTGCCCTGAAGGAATTTGGGCTGGACGATGAAGGGATTGAGAAGGTTCTCTCGCTGATCGAGATTAAGGGGGAGCCCGACGAGGTTCTCCCAAAGGCGGAGGAACTCTTTACGAGCGAAGAGGCTGAGGCAGAAATCAAGAGGCTCTACGGGCTGGTCGACCTCCTCGATGCATACGGCGTTAAAGACCGGATCCTCATAGACCTCGGCATCGCTAGGGGCTTCGATTACTACACGAGCATAGTCTTTGAGGCCATAGCGCCCAACGACCTCGGCATTGGGTCAATAGGCGGCGGTGGGAGGTACGACAACCTCATAGAGGTCTTTGGGGGCAAACCAACGCCAGCTACCGGCTTTGCGATAGGCATAGAGCGCCTCATCCCGATACTCGAGTGGAAGGGCCTCATTCCGGAGCCCAAGCTCAGGCCGGACGTTTACGTTATCCCGATTGGAAAGGAGCCGGAGCTCAAAAGGGCCGCCATCGAGATAGTCTCCTCCCTCAGAAGGGTCGGAGTTAAGGCCGACTACGAGCTGACCGGGAGGAAGCTCAGGAAGGCCCTGGACTACGCCGGAAGGCTCAACGTGCCTTACGTCGTCCTCGTCGGAAGGAAGGACCTCGCGGAGGGCAAGGTAACGATAAGGGACATGGAGAGCGGCGAGCAAAGGATGGTGGAAAAGGAAAAGGTTGTGGACGCCATCGCTGGGATGTTGAGGGGCTAA
- a CDS encoding MarC family protein yields MSEWLSILSSALFMLIMIDPSDKILLVSLLREDFHIEDIRTLIVRANLIGFLLLFIFAVSGQIILQQIFHIDINALRVAGGFVLFKIGLEALESGGMLTLKREKNILALAAVPVATPLIAGPAAITTAITLTAEKGLYHATAAIFIAILLTALTMFITLYVIKNVSKTTLGVFIRIIGMFTMAIGAQMMVQGVVGIYLLMTSAG; encoded by the coding sequence ATGAGCGAGTGGCTTTCGATACTCAGTTCGGCGCTCTTCATGCTCATCATGATAGACCCGAGCGATAAGATACTTCTGGTCAGCCTCCTCCGCGAGGACTTCCACATAGAGGACATAAGAACTCTTATCGTGAGGGCGAACCTGATAGGCTTCCTCCTGCTGTTCATCTTCGCGGTTTCCGGACAGATAATCCTCCAGCAGATATTCCACATAGACATAAACGCCCTCCGCGTTGCAGGTGGCTTCGTGCTCTTCAAGATCGGTCTGGAGGCCCTTGAGAGCGGCGGAATGCTCACCCTCAAGAGGGAGAAGAACATACTCGCCCTTGCCGCGGTTCCTGTTGCGACACCTCTGATAGCGGGCCCGGCAGCCATAACCACCGCGATAACCCTGACGGCCGAGAAGGGCCTCTACCACGCCACCGCTGCTATATTCATCGCCATACTCCTCACGGCGCTCACCATGTTCATAACCCTCTACGTCATCAAGAACGTGAGCAAGACGACTCTCGGTGTCTTCATAAGGATAATAGGTATGTTCACGATGGCGATTGGGGCGCAGATGATGGTGCAGGGCGTCGTTGGAATATACCTGCTCATGACGTCTGCTGGATAA
- a CDS encoding cation:proton antiporter: MDVFLELAVILVTAKLGGYISSRLGFPAALGQIVGGILLGPSLLDFVTYGEGVRLISDLGVIMLLFLAGLETDMEEFRGVGLPAFVIASLGVALPFVFGYFVTIGWGYPKMEALFLGGVMTATSVSLTASVLMEMKRLRTRVGAAILAAAVVDDILGIIILTILVGMNTKGTVYTQDIAILLVEIAAFFFFSYLLGRGIVKRVLRGSHRINLPETVTTVALVVMLVFAYLAEYFQIAAITGAYLAGILVAGSEDARKITDKIVTLGYAFFIPVFLVGVGAETDAHVVFAAGTFAFIYSLLAIAGKVIGCGIGGILSKFNLHESIQIGVGMIPRMEVGLIMANIGLAEGVLSQQSFSIAIAMVMATTLVTPPLLKVAFSKG; the protein is encoded by the coding sequence ATGGACGTCTTCCTGGAGCTTGCAGTGATACTGGTGACGGCCAAGCTGGGAGGATACATAAGCAGCAGGCTGGGCTTTCCGGCTGCCCTTGGCCAGATAGTGGGGGGAATCCTTCTCGGCCCTAGCCTCCTGGATTTCGTCACATACGGGGAGGGTGTGAGGCTCATATCCGACCTCGGTGTCATAATGTTGCTCTTTCTGGCAGGCCTCGAAACGGACATGGAGGAGTTCAGGGGTGTAGGCCTTCCCGCCTTTGTTATCGCTTCCCTTGGGGTTGCCCTTCCCTTTGTCTTCGGTTACTTTGTGACCATTGGGTGGGGCTATCCGAAGATGGAGGCCCTGTTTCTGGGTGGAGTCATGACGGCCACGAGCGTCAGCCTAACCGCCAGCGTCCTTATGGAGATGAAGCGTCTCAGAACGCGCGTTGGGGCGGCGATTCTGGCGGCGGCCGTTGTCGACGATATACTGGGCATAATCATACTCACGATACTCGTCGGAATGAACACCAAAGGAACTGTTTACACCCAGGATATAGCCATACTTCTCGTTGAGATAGCCGCGTTTTTCTTCTTCAGCTATCTCCTCGGCAGGGGAATTGTTAAGAGGGTTCTCCGCGGTTCCCATAGAATAAACCTGCCCGAAACAGTTACCACCGTTGCCCTTGTTGTCATGCTGGTCTTCGCTTACCTGGCGGAGTACTTCCAGATAGCGGCAATAACCGGAGCTTACCTGGCTGGAATACTCGTTGCTGGGAGTGAGGACGCCAGAAAGATAACCGACAAGATAGTTACCCTCGGCTATGCCTTCTTCATACCCGTCTTCCTGGTCGGAGTCGGCGCCGAAACTGACGCCCATGTCGTATTCGCCGCTGGAACATTTGCGTTCATATACTCCCTCCTGGCGATAGCCGGCAAGGTCATCGGCTGTGGGATCGGTGGGATTCTCTCGAAGTTTAACCTCCATGAGTCCATCCAGATAGGTGTTGGCATGATTCCGAGGATGGAGGTTGGCCTGATAATGGCCAACATAGGCTTGGCTGAAGGGGTTCTGAGCCAGCAGAGCTTCTCCATAGCGATAGCGATGGTAATGGCGACGACGCTCGTGACACCACCCCTGTTGAAGGTCGCCTTCTCAAAGGGTTAG
- a CDS encoding CBS domain-containing protein has product MPGEKSKNAKAKKIKIIHSKRRLLQLKRKEEMSHNIRYISKVPVSVVMDREFLKVKPSDSLITLIENMGDEESSAVVVDDSGYLVGFVTMKDVLHFFDVPRRHSIVGFGLLKKYSVTRATYVRDIMVTKPITISINDNLGHAIRIMLETGKHHLPVVDEKGRVHGLLEVKDIIRLIRIVSL; this is encoded by the coding sequence ATGCCTGGGGAGAAATCTAAAAACGCCAAGGCGAAGAAGATAAAGATAATCCACAGCAAGAGGAGGCTCCTCCAGCTTAAGAGAAAGGAGGAGATGAGCCACAACATCAGGTACATCTCGAAGGTTCCCGTCAGTGTCGTCATGGACAGGGAGTTCCTGAAGGTTAAACCCAGCGACTCTCTTATTACCCTGATAGAGAACATGGGTGATGAGGAGAGCTCCGCCGTGGTCGTCGATGACTCGGGATACCTCGTTGGTTTTGTAACGATGAAGGATGTGCTCCATTTCTTTGACGTCCCAAGGAGGCATTCAATAGTGGGATTCGGCCTCCTCAAAAAGTATTCAGTCACGAGGGCGACCTACGTCAGGGACATCATGGTGACGAAGCCCATAACCATAAGCATCAATGATAACCTGGGCCATGCCATAAGGATCATGCTCGAAACGGGAAAGCACCACCTCCCGGTGGTTGATGAAAAGGGCCGCGTTCATGGGCTGCTTGAGGTAAAGGATATAATCCGGCTCATCCGCATAGTCTCGCTTTGA
- a CDS encoding NAD(P)/FAD-dependent oxidoreductase, translating to MVSEKTYDVVIIGAGPAGLFAAYELAERSDFKVLIIDEGGDIDQRICPMYELGYCIGCQPCHIMSGIGGAGGLSDGTINLRPDIGGDLSELTGDENYAWQLVWEVDRIFLRHKAPKNLFKGNPDQVRYWEQRAAQAGVKFIPIIQRHIGSDRTPGVIAEVKRHLEGKGVEFLLWTKALEFGQGRVKVKRGKDIFDINTRYIIVAPGRGGADWFHEVAGRIGLKARHGPIDVGVRVEVPAIIMEPITSINHDPKFHIYTDTYDDFVRTFCTNPNGFVVKERYDGYVGVNGHSMHEKKSNNTNFAFLTRIELTEPVEDTTAYGRSIAQLATTIGGGKPILQRLGDLRRGRRSTWARIRRSDVEPTLKHVTPGDIAMALPHRVVTNILEGLEKLDKVLPGVASDHTLLYAPEIKYYAMKVEVDENLETSIEGIFAAGDGAGLSRDIVNAAATGILAARGILKKEGLYTEKDFRRPGNWKERIERIT from the coding sequence ATGGTTTCTGAGAAAACCTACGATGTCGTCATAATCGGCGCCGGCCCGGCGGGGCTTTTTGCGGCCTACGAGCTGGCGGAAAGGAGCGATTTTAAGGTTTTGATAATCGACGAGGGTGGAGACATCGACCAGAGGATATGCCCGATGTACGAGCTCGGCTACTGCATAGGCTGCCAGCCCTGCCACATAATGAGCGGTATCGGCGGTGCTGGAGGACTTAGCGACGGCACGATAAACCTCCGTCCAGACATCGGGGGCGACCTGAGCGAGCTCACCGGGGACGAGAACTACGCCTGGCAGCTCGTCTGGGAGGTAGACAGGATTTTCCTTAGGCACAAGGCACCGAAGAACCTCTTCAAAGGCAACCCCGACCAGGTCAGGTACTGGGAGCAGCGGGCGGCTCAGGCCGGAGTAAAGTTCATCCCGATAATCCAGAGGCACATAGGCTCGGACAGAACGCCCGGGGTTATCGCGGAGGTAAAGCGCCACCTCGAAGGCAAGGGCGTGGAGTTCCTCCTCTGGACGAAGGCCCTGGAATTCGGACAGGGACGGGTGAAGGTAAAGAGGGGAAAGGACATCTTCGACATAAACACCCGTTATATCATCGTCGCTCCGGGCCGCGGCGGCGCGGACTGGTTCCACGAGGTGGCAGGGAGGATAGGCCTCAAAGCCAGACACGGGCCGATCGACGTCGGCGTTAGAGTGGAGGTGCCCGCGATAATCATGGAGCCCATAACGAGCATAAACCACGACCCCAAGTTCCATATATACACCGACACCTACGACGACTTCGTGAGGACCTTCTGCACCAACCCGAACGGCTTCGTGGTTAAAGAACGCTACGACGGCTATGTTGGAGTAAACGGCCACTCGATGCACGAGAAAAAGAGCAACAACACCAACTTCGCATTCCTGACGAGGATAGAGCTCACCGAACCGGTCGAGGACACCACCGCCTACGGGAGGAGCATAGCCCAGCTGGCTACCACGATCGGCGGAGGGAAACCGATACTCCAGAGGCTAGGCGACCTCAGGCGAGGGAGGCGGAGCACATGGGCGCGCATAAGAAGGAGCGACGTCGAGCCGACGCTGAAGCACGTCACTCCAGGGGACATAGCGATGGCCCTGCCGCATCGCGTTGTCACCAACATTTTGGAGGGCCTGGAGAAGCTCGATAAAGTTCTGCCTGGAGTTGCCAGCGACCACACCCTGCTCTACGCGCCCGAGATAAAATACTACGCCATGAAGGTTGAGGTCGATGAGAACCTTGAGACGAGCATCGAGGGTATCTTTGCCGCCGGCGACGGTGCCGGACTGAGCAGGGACATAGTCAACGCGGCCGCGACGGGAATTCTGGCGGCGAGGGGGATACTCAAGAAAGAGGGCCTTTACACGGAGAAGGACTTCAGGAGGCCTGGCAACTGGAAGGAAAGAATTGAGAGGATAACTTAA
- a CDS encoding DUF257 domain-containing protein, with amino-acid sequence MSEIIQRLLRKKDGIALVEYRSTDHPERIFYEILMGWREVGVTPLIVDIWDTLHIFTQNLRFAGLSLELDDVPVIKEKGTIRIGNVLGLVDVIEDFEHHLASYGRLAKNVPEKSRNHTIVLGMEKFSFTFLDNPPKLERYFETVTRRYLPIRCKMNFLFLNTSIASEYLRKGLEQDSDYVLRVSGRRVELLKFPEVSEDEI; translated from the coding sequence ATGAGCGAGATAATTCAACGACTTTTGCGGAAGAAGGACGGCATTGCCCTGGTAGAGTACCGCTCAACGGACCATCCCGAGAGGATATTCTACGAGATACTGATGGGATGGAGAGAAGTGGGAGTAACCCCACTGATAGTCGACATATGGGACACCCTCCACATCTTCACGCAGAACCTCAGGTTTGCGGGCTTGAGCCTTGAACTTGATGACGTACCCGTGATAAAGGAGAAGGGGACGATAAGGATAGGAAACGTACTCGGCTTGGTGGACGTCATAGAGGACTTTGAACACCATCTGGCATCCTACGGACGGCTGGCAAAGAACGTCCCCGAAAAGAGCAGAAATCACACAATAGTCCTCGGGATGGAGAAGTTCTCATTCACGTTTCTCGACAATCCTCCAAAGCTCGAAAGGTATTTTGAAACCGTAACCCGGAGATACCTCCCGATCAGATGTAAGATGAACTTCCTGTTCCTGAACACCAGCATAGCTTCCGAGTACCTCAGGAAGGGGCTTGAACAGGACTCGGACTATGTGCTCCGGGTTTCTGGAAGAAGGGTGGAACTGCTGAAATTCCCGGAGGTGAGCGAGGATGAGATTTGA
- a CDS encoding DUF257 domain-containing protein, which yields MRFEEYLGTIKPGESVLIEHTSLSKHPVIFHLIGTNYGWNNMLVIDIIDSLMPILRWLSISGTSVPDNIARIKVGGTSQWGRVILEVDPHKDPGIFLSRFIQKLRERYSKNPGTVTLILNPERLIPLQNNNRRFILALSNLASAFIGNSKRITFYFVNREMVEGMYLALLEEAFTRVLIVKNDGRVLIAKSPHLEEEGMSLEI from the coding sequence ATGAGATTTGAGGAGTACCTCGGAACCATAAAGCCCGGAGAAAGCGTCCTCATAGAGCACACATCGCTCTCAAAACATCCTGTCATCTTCCACCTCATAGGGACAAACTACGGCTGGAACAACATGCTGGTAATCGACATAATAGACTCCCTCATGCCAATCCTGAGGTGGCTCAGCATCTCCGGAACCTCCGTCCCGGACAACATCGCCAGGATAAAAGTCGGAGGAACTTCACAATGGGGCAGGGTAATACTCGAAGTAGACCCCCACAAGGATCCCGGCATATTCCTAAGCAGGTTTATCCAGAAGTTGCGGGAGCGTTACTCGAAAAACCCGGGGACTGTTACGTTGATACTGAACCCCGAAAGACTGATACCACTCCAAAACAACAATAGGCGTTTTATACTTGCCCTATCCAATCTCGCCTCGGCTTTCATCGGGAACTCCAAAAGAATAACTTTCTATTTTGTCAACCGAGAGATGGTCGAGGGCATGTATCTGGCCCTTCTTGAGGAAGCTTTTACACGCGTCCTCATCGTCAAAAATGATGGGAGGGTTCTAATAGCCAAGTCCCCCCATCTGGAAGAGGAGGGCATGAGCCTGGAAATATAA
- the ttuA gene encoding tRNA-5-methyluridine(54) 2-sulfurtransferase: protein MRCKFCEKPAFIKLHYPRTYLCPEHFTEYFERKVKRTIERYKLIRPGERILVVVSGGKDSAVTAYVLKKLGYDIECLHINLGIGEYSEKSEEYAKKQCEALGVPLHIVRVKELLGHGIGEVRTRRPTCSYCGLTKRYIFNKFAYDNGFDAVATGHNLDDEASFIFANLMNWNTQYLAKQGPVTPSQFNGKLVKKIKPLYELTEREVVAYALANGIEYHIEECPHAVGAPTIEYKGILNDMEEKRPGTKINFVKGYLRKKHIFEAELQEKELRECKVCGMPSSGEVCSFCRFWRMEKALDFSLRRE from the coding sequence ATGAGGTGCAAGTTCTGCGAGAAGCCAGCTTTCATTAAGCTTCACTACCCAAGAACCTACCTCTGCCCGGAGCACTTCACGGAGTACTTCGAGAGGAAGGTGAAGAGGACAATAGAGCGCTACAAGCTTATCAGACCGGGCGAGAGGATTCTGGTTGTTGTGAGTGGCGGGAAGGACTCAGCGGTTACAGCTTACGTGCTGAAAAAACTCGGCTACGACATCGAGTGCCTCCACATCAACCTGGGCATCGGAGAGTACTCGGAGAAGAGCGAAGAATATGCAAAGAAGCAGTGCGAAGCTCTGGGGGTTCCCCTCCACATCGTCAGGGTTAAGGAGCTTTTGGGCCATGGAATCGGCGAAGTTAGGACGAGACGGCCCACATGCTCCTACTGCGGCTTAACCAAGCGCTACATCTTCAACAAGTTCGCCTACGACAACGGATTTGATGCAGTCGCCACCGGCCACAACCTCGACGACGAGGCGAGCTTCATCTTCGCCAACCTGATGAACTGGAACACGCAGTACCTGGCAAAGCAGGGGCCCGTAACTCCTTCCCAGTTCAACGGAAAGCTCGTGAAGAAGATAAAGCCTCTCTACGAGCTGACCGAGAGGGAGGTCGTGGCGTACGCCCTGGCGAACGGCATAGAGTACCACATCGAAGAATGCCCCCACGCGGTTGGGGCCCCGACCATAGAGTACAAGGGCATACTCAACGATATGGAGGAGAAGAGGCCCGGAACCAAGATAAACTTCGTGAAGGGCTACCTTAGGAAGAAGCACATCTTCGAGGCCGAGCTCCAGGAGAAGGAGTTGAGGGAGTGTAAAGTTTGCGGGATGCCATCGAGCGGGGAGGTATGTTCGTTCTGCAGGTTCTGGCGCATGGAGAAAGCGCTTGATTTCAGCCTCAGAAGGGAGTAA
- a CDS encoding DUF257 domain-containing protein: MSVPDGLMDTLWESLKRGEIVLIERTDSGDQYFGLSQLIRWGNEKGYTVVVVDIFDSLYLLKAKAKLAGINDEIFDKVKAIKIGGKIETGDILGWIRDTSEPVILAKKFEETYEEVLNSEAPLLTVAVGLEKLFVTSEFYPRNIQAIITAISRYVGDERRLSIQFLKAKVIDSSRRSVVDILEDIATTVIRVSRKDKVTEFYVIKSINKSLEGLTIRV; this comes from the coding sequence GTGAGTGTCCCAGACGGCCTCATGGATACGCTTTGGGAATCCCTCAAAAGGGGTGAGATAGTCCTGATAGAAAGGACAGACAGTGGGGACCAGTACTTTGGGCTATCCCAGTTAATACGGTGGGGAAATGAAAAGGGGTACACAGTGGTGGTTGTGGACATTTTTGACTCGCTTTACCTTCTAAAAGCAAAGGCGAAGCTGGCGGGAATAAACGACGAGATTTTTGATAAAGTCAAAGCGATTAAAATAGGGGGCAAAATCGAAACTGGAGATATACTGGGGTGGATAAGGGACACCTCCGAACCTGTCATACTGGCAAAGAAGTTTGAGGAAACTTACGAGGAAGTCCTAAATTCAGAAGCCCCATTACTGACCGTGGCCGTGGGGCTTGAAAAGCTCTTTGTAACCTCAGAATTCTACCCAAGGAACATTCAGGCCATAATAACCGCCATATCGAGATATGTTGGGGACGAAAGGAGGCTTTCAATACAGTTTCTGAAGGCCAAGGTAATTGACTCATCAAGGAGGTCCGTTGTGGACATCCTTGAGGATATTGCCACCACAGTGATAAGGGTTTCGAGGAAAGACAAGGTTACTGAGTTTTACGTCATAAAATCAATAAACAAGAGCCTGGAAGGACTAACAATCAGGGTTTAA